Proteins encoded in a region of the Anopheles ziemanni chromosome 2, idAnoZiCoDA_A2_x.2, whole genome shotgun sequence genome:
- the LOC131282844 gene encoding potassium voltage-gated channel protein Shaw-like isoform X1, whose translation MNLMNMDSENRVVLNVGGIRHETYKATLKKIPATRLSRLTEALGNYDPVLNEYFFDRHPGVFAQVLNYYRTGKLHYPTDVCGPLFEEELSFWGLDSNQVEPCCWMTYTQHRNTQETLAVLDRLDLDTEKPTDEEVAKKFGFEDAYNKGKVSWWQHLKPQIWSLFDEPYSSNAAKIIGIISVFFICVSIISFCLKTHPDMRVPYIRNITVKTANQNTSWVLDKTQTNAHVAFFYIECVCNAWFTFEIMVRFISSPSKLRFITSSVNIIDYIATLSFFIDLILQRFASHLENADILEFFSIIRIMRLFKLTRHSSGLKILIQTFRASAKELTLLVFFLVLGIVIFASLVYYAERIQINPHNDFNSIPLGLWWALVTMTTVGYGDMTPKTYIGMFVGALCALAGVLTIALPVPVIVSNFTMYYSHTQARAKLPKRRRRVCPVELSRPPRLPGNCNTSQAGPGGICNTGSGKLPSSNAPSTGSMDQAIRRMNANRTITKDVILPKMETKEPVGNV comes from the exons ATGAATCTTATGAATATGGACTCCGAGAACCGAGTGGTTCTCAACGTCGGCGGCATACGGCACGAGACGTACAAGGCGACGCTGAAGAAGATCCCGGCCACGCGGCTCTCGAGACTGACCGAAGCGCTCGGCAACTACGATCCCGTGCTGAACGAGTACTTCTTCGACCGCCACCCGGGGGTGTTCGCCCAGGTCCTCAACTACTATCG CACCGGAAAGCTACACTACCCGACCGATGTCTGCGGACCGCTGTTCGAGGAGGAACTATCGTTCTGGGGTCTCGACTCCAATCAGGTGGAGCCATGCTGCTGGATGACGTACACACAG CACCGAAACACACAAGAAACGTTGGCTGTTTTAGATAGATTAGATTTAGATACGGAAAAGCCGACCGACGAGGAGGTCGCGAAAAAGTTCGGTTTCGAAGACGCTTACAATAAGGGCAAGGTGAGCTGGTGGCAGCACCTGAAGCCACAGATTTGGTCACTGTTCGACGAGCCATACAGTTCCAACGCTGCCAAG ATAATCGGTATCATATCAGTGTTTTTCATCTGCGTGTCGATCATATCATTCTGCCTGAAAACCCACCCGGATATGCGTGTGCCGTACATCCGGAACATCACGGTCAAGACGGCCAACCAGAACACGTCCTGGGTGCTGGACAAGACGCAAACGAACGCTCACGTGGCGTTCTTCTACATCGAGTGTGTCTGCAACGCGTGGTTTACGTTCGAAATAATG GTACGCTTTATATCATCGCCAAGTAAACTAAGGTTTATCACGTCATCTGTAAATATCATCGACTACATCGCGACGCTGAGTTTCTTCATCGATCTGATACTGCAGCGGTTCGCGTCGCACCTCGAGAACGCCGACATCCTCGAGTTCTTCTCCATCATCCGCATCATGCGGCTGTTCAAGCTGACGCGCCACTCGTCCGGCCTGAAGATCCTGATACAGACGTTTCGCGCCTCGGCCAAGGAGCTGACGCTGCTGGTGTTTTTCCTCGTGCTCGGCATCGTGATATTCGCCAGCCTGGTGTACTACGCCGAGCGCATCCAGATCAACCCGCACAACGACTTCAACAGCATCCCGCTGGGGCTGTGGTGGGCGCTGGTCACGATGACCACCGTCGGGTATGGCGATATGACGCCCAAGACCTACATCGGGATGTTCGTCGGTGCGCTGTGCGCGCTGGCCGGTGTGCTGACGATCGCCCTGCCCGTGCCCGTCATCGTGAGCAACTTCACGATGTACTACTCGCACACGCAGGCCCGCGCGAAGCTGCCCAAGCGGAGGCGACGCGTCTGCCCGGTGGAACTGTCGAGGCCACCGCGGCTGCCAGGTAATTGTAATACAA GCCAAGCGGGTCCAGGTGGTATCTGCAATACCGGATCCGGTAAGCTTCCATCTTCCAACGCGCCGAGCACGGGAAGCATGGACCAGGCGATTAGACGCATGAACGCCAACCGAACCATAACGAAGGACGTCATCCTGCCGAAGATGG AAACGAAAGAACCGGTGGGCAACGTTTAA
- the LOC131282844 gene encoding potassium voltage-gated channel protein Shaw-like isoform X2, with translation MNLMNMDSENRVVLNVGGIRHETYKATLKKIPATRLSRLTEALGNYDPVLNEYFFDRHPGVFAQVLNYYRTGKLHYPTDVCGPLFEEELSFWGLDSNQVEPCCWMTYTQHRNTQETLAVLDRLDLDTEKPTDEEVAKKFGFEDAYNKGKVSWWQHLKPQIWSLFDEPYSSNAAKIIGIISVFFICVSIISFCLKTHPDMRVPYIRNITVKTANQNTSWVLDKTQTNAHVAFFYIECVCNAWFTFEIMVRFISSPSKLRFITSSVNIIDYIATLSFFIDLILQRFASHLENADILEFFSIIRIMRLFKLTRHSSGLKILIQTFRASAKELTLLVFFLVLGIVIFASLVYYAERIQINPHNDFNSIPLGLWWALVTMTTVGYGDMTPKTYIGMFVGALCALAGVLTIALPVPVIVSNFTMYYSHTQARAKLPKRRRRVCPVELSRPPRLPGQAGPGGICNTGSGKLPSSNAPSTGSMDQAIRRMNANRTITKDVILPKMETKEPVGNV, from the exons ATGAATCTTATGAATATGGACTCCGAGAACCGAGTGGTTCTCAACGTCGGCGGCATACGGCACGAGACGTACAAGGCGACGCTGAAGAAGATCCCGGCCACGCGGCTCTCGAGACTGACCGAAGCGCTCGGCAACTACGATCCCGTGCTGAACGAGTACTTCTTCGACCGCCACCCGGGGGTGTTCGCCCAGGTCCTCAACTACTATCG CACCGGAAAGCTACACTACCCGACCGATGTCTGCGGACCGCTGTTCGAGGAGGAACTATCGTTCTGGGGTCTCGACTCCAATCAGGTGGAGCCATGCTGCTGGATGACGTACACACAG CACCGAAACACACAAGAAACGTTGGCTGTTTTAGATAGATTAGATTTAGATACGGAAAAGCCGACCGACGAGGAGGTCGCGAAAAAGTTCGGTTTCGAAGACGCTTACAATAAGGGCAAGGTGAGCTGGTGGCAGCACCTGAAGCCACAGATTTGGTCACTGTTCGACGAGCCATACAGTTCCAACGCTGCCAAG ATAATCGGTATCATATCAGTGTTTTTCATCTGCGTGTCGATCATATCATTCTGCCTGAAAACCCACCCGGATATGCGTGTGCCGTACATCCGGAACATCACGGTCAAGACGGCCAACCAGAACACGTCCTGGGTGCTGGACAAGACGCAAACGAACGCTCACGTGGCGTTCTTCTACATCGAGTGTGTCTGCAACGCGTGGTTTACGTTCGAAATAATG GTACGCTTTATATCATCGCCAAGTAAACTAAGGTTTATCACGTCATCTGTAAATATCATCGACTACATCGCGACGCTGAGTTTCTTCATCGATCTGATACTGCAGCGGTTCGCGTCGCACCTCGAGAACGCCGACATCCTCGAGTTCTTCTCCATCATCCGCATCATGCGGCTGTTCAAGCTGACGCGCCACTCGTCCGGCCTGAAGATCCTGATACAGACGTTTCGCGCCTCGGCCAAGGAGCTGACGCTGCTGGTGTTTTTCCTCGTGCTCGGCATCGTGATATTCGCCAGCCTGGTGTACTACGCCGAGCGCATCCAGATCAACCCGCACAACGACTTCAACAGCATCCCGCTGGGGCTGTGGTGGGCGCTGGTCACGATGACCACCGTCGGGTATGGCGATATGACGCCCAAGACCTACATCGGGATGTTCGTCGGTGCGCTGTGCGCGCTGGCCGGTGTGCTGACGATCGCCCTGCCCGTGCCCGTCATCGTGAGCAACTTCACGATGTACTACTCGCACACGCAGGCCCGCGCGAAGCTGCCCAAGCGGAGGCGACGCGTCTGCCCGGTGGAACTGTCGAGGCCACCGCGGCTGCCAG GCCAAGCGGGTCCAGGTGGTATCTGCAATACCGGATCCGGTAAGCTTCCATCTTCCAACGCGCCGAGCACGGGAAGCATGGACCAGGCGATTAGACGCATGAACGCCAACCGAACCATAACGAAGGACGTCATCCTGCCGAAGATGG AAACGAAAGAACCGGTGGGCAACGTTTAA